One stretch of Arachis duranensis cultivar V14167 chromosome 1, aradu.V14167.gnm2.J7QH, whole genome shotgun sequence DNA includes these proteins:
- the LOC107491829 gene encoding uncharacterized protein LOC107491829 gives MAYKTPLGMSPFRIVYGKASHLPVEIEHRAYWPVKRCNIDLTQAEVARKLQLEELKCLRNEAYENAQIYKEKTKAFHDHHIRKKDFQEGDEVLLYNSRLRFMPGKLRSRWEGPFKVKEIKPYRVVELFDPKSEATFKVNGHRVKNYYGYKLPKELEVFLLVDAPREGEA, from the coding sequence ATGGCCTACAAGACTCCGTTAGGGATGAGTCCCTTCCGGATCGTCTATGGTAAGGCAAGCCACCTTCCGGTGGAAATTGAGCACAGAGCCTATTGGCCAGTAAAGCGGTGCAACATAGATTTGACCCAAGCCGAAGTAGCCAGAAAATTACAGCTAGAAGAGCTCAAGTGTTTGAGGAACGAAGCGTATGAGAATGCCCAGATTTACAAAGAAAAGACTAAAGCATTCCATGACCATCACATCCGGAAAAAGGACTTTCAAGAAGGTGATGAGGTTCTCCTCTACAATTCGAGGCTTCGTTTCATGCCCGGCAAGCTCCGCTCTAGATGGGAAGGACCTTTCAAGGTGAAGGAGATAAAGCCCTATAGAGTGGTGGAGTTGTTTGATCCTAAAAGTGAAGCAACCTTCAAGGTGAATGGACATAGAGTGAAGAATTACTATGGCTACAAGCTCCCAAAAGAGCTAGAGGTGTTCCTATTGGTGGATGCACCTAGAGAAGGAGAAGCTTGA